The Bacteroidia bacterium nucleotide sequence AAGCATTTACATCAAACTATGCAGGAGCTGGATAGTATCATCAAAGAAATGCAAAGTAAATTAGAGGATAAACCTATCTGATGACAAAAGGGAAATTCCTTTGGAAATTATCCAAGTAGAGAAAGTAAATACCGATTTAAACCCTCTATCAGAAAGTTTTAATTTTTTTGGGCGTGCCCCTTGCTGACGCAAGGGTCGGGGCATTCCGCATGTAGCCCGAAGCACGCCGACCTTGCCCACCCAAGCGCAAGCGAAGTGTGGGCAAGGGCACGCCCAAAAAATAAAATCATTATCCTTTTGTGCAACTGTTTTCAAGCTTAGTCGTAGTACTTTTGAGCTACTTTGAACGTATTTACATGGGCATTGACAATGTCTTTGATTTGAGTAGAATACCCTCCGCCCATGACAGCCACAATCGGTAAATTGTGCTTTTTGGCAGTACTGAATACAATTTCATCCCTTTGTTTGCATCCCTCTTGTGTAATAGATAATTTACCAATTTTATCAGTAGATAAAATATCCACACCTGCTTGATAAAAGATAATTTCAGGGTCTTGCTGCGCGATTAAAACAGGAAGAGTTTGGGCTAAAATAGATAAATACTCTTTATCTTGCGTACCTGTGGGCAAAGCTATGTCTAAATCGGACTTCTCTTTACGAAGCGGGTAGTTGTCTTTGCCATGCATAGAGAAAGTGAATACTTCGGGAATGTTTTCAAAAATTTTGGCAGTTCCATTACCTTGATGAACATCTAAATCTACAATTAAAGCACGTTGAATAATTTTTCGGCTACGCAGTTCATTGATGGCAATAGCAATATCATTGAGCATAGAAAAGCCCTCTCCTCTGTCTGCGTACGCATGATGCGTTCCTCCTGCAATGTTGAGCGAAGCCCCATTTTCCAACGCATAATACGCACATTGTAGAGTAGCCCCTGCGCTGGAACGACAACGAAAAACCATTTTCTCTGACGGCGGAAAGCCTATCCTGCGAAATTCTAATGGAGTTAATTGCAAGTTCTTCAATCTGTGCCAATAATAAGGGTCATGAGTTTTTAATATAATTTCTTCGCTGACAAGAGTAGGCTCAAAAAAGTTTTTGGGTTCGAATATGCCTTCATAAAGTAACTGTTCATAAATCAATTCGTACTTTATCATTGGAAATTTGTGTCCTTCTGGAAGGTCTAATACATACTTGTCAGTATATGCCAAAAATATCATACGATTTTAATTTATTCTATCCCAATAAACTGATCAAGCATGCTAAAAGTATCCCCAAAGATACTGCTACAAACTTGCGTAGCCTGTATTGATGGTCAGGTTCGGCTGATTCAAATAAAATGGTCGTAGATAAGTGCAAAAATACACCTACAACTATAGCTAAAATGTAGTTGAAATACACACTCATGGTTTGCGTTAACAAAATTTTGCCCATAAGAGCTCCCATAGGTACACTTAATGAAGTCAAAATCAAAATGAAAGTTATTTTTTGAGTAGAGAAATAGCTGTTTTTTAGCATAGTAACTAATACAAATGCACTCGGAATATGGTGTAAAAGAATACCCAGGTACATATTTTGCAGGGTTTCGCTGCTTTTGAATCCTGTACCTGAAAGGGGTAGACCTTCAATCAAACCGTGGAGGAATACCCCTACCATGATAGTGTATATTTTATTTTGCTGATGGCTATAATGTGCATGAATGTGTCCGTGCTCTAAACCTTTGGAAAAGTATTCAATAATCAATTGGATAAAAAAACCCCCTAAAACAAAAAAAGAGAGATATTTTAGCTCAACCTCAAAAACTTCAGGTAAAAGATGCAAAATACATACTGAAAGCAAATAAGCTCCACTGAATCCCAAGCTAATTCTAATCCAATACGTATTTTTAATTTGCAGGTGATAAGCTATCCAACCGCTGAATATAGCCGTAAAAAATATGCTGCTCAATCCTACCCAATGTATCATTACACAAAGGTATTTATTTTTTGAAACTATATTGCAATATATTTTGAGTTAAATTTTGTAGAAGGAACTTTTGAGGGGTAAATGTTTGTTAATGGTTCAGGATTTAGTTTTGGACTATGCCGAAAAAACTGAAAAATATTACGAAGGCTCGTATTCATAAAGATTTGAAAGACTTTGACATTCGAATCAATGAATTTGGAGAAGTAAGCCATACTTTGGATATAGATGAGATTAACAGCTTTTTGAACCGTAATGTTCAAGATAAAAAGCTGATTGAACATCCTGACTTTGCAGAAATACAAAGGAAAATATCATAATACTTACTGTTGTTGAGTACGAATGCGGTCTAAGCAAATAGCAGTAGCAACCGCAGCGTTGAGAGACTCAGCCTTACCTATACGCGGAATAGTAATCCGCAAGCTCCTTGAAAATATTCTGCTAGCACCTCTGCTTTCATTTCCTATATGTAAAATAAAAGGCTGCTTAAACTGAACGGTTTCAATGGGTAAACCTGCCAAGTCCGCTGTGTAGACCTGCCCATAATGCGAAGGTAGCTCATTTAGAGTGATGCAAGCAACTCGCATAAAAGATCCCATACTAGCTTGCAATACCTTTGCGTTATATATGTCTGTGCAATCGGGAGTAAGCAAAAGCTGCGGTATATTATACCAATCACAAATACGAAGGATAGTTCCTAAATTGCCAGGGTCGCGGATGCTTTCTAAAAAAACAGCATTCTGATTAGGATTGAAAACAGGTGGTTCGGGCATACCTACCAAAGCCATTATTTTTGAAAAATTTTGTAATTGAGTAAGCTTTTTAGCTTGCAGTTCGGTAAGAGTGTATATTGGTATGTTGTCTGGCAAAGTATATTTCGGAATGTAACTTTGAAGCACATAAATAGCTTTGAGATAAGGATACTCCGCACTAACTATTTCTTGAACTATTTTATCGCCTTCTACTAAAAAAGCTTTTTCTGAATATCTGTACTTGCTTAAATGTAACTTTTTTAGTTTTTGAACTTGTGCTTGACTAATTGGCTTCATGACCGAGTGTGTTTATTTCAAACACTTGACCTTTTTCAGGAATTTCTACATCTCTAAAATTATACTGATGCAAAAGTTCCTTGAAAGTAAGCTGTTCTTGGTACTCTCCATGCACTAAAAAAACTTTTTTCAGTAGGGTTTTATCTTGATTTTCTATAAAACGCAGTAGTTCAGTTTGGTCGGCGTGTGCAGAGAAAGCATCTATTTGTTCGATACGGGCGAGGATAGGAATGGTTTCTCCGAAAATTTCAATATAAGGTGGGTCTTTTTTGAGAATTTTGTAGCCCAAAGTATTTTCTGCACAAAAACCCACGATCAAAATAGTATTTTCGGGTTTGCTCAAAGTGTTTTTAAGGTGATGAATTACTCTTCCCCCTTCAGCCATACCGGAAGCGCTGATGATAACACAAGGTCCTTGTATTCGGTTAAGCTGTTTGCTCTCCTCTTTGCTAAGAATGTAAGTAAGTTTATCAAATTCAAAAGGATTATCGTCGTTATTAAAATAAGCTAAGACTTCATCATCAAAACAATCGGGATACTTGATAAATACATTTTGGGTTAAGTCAGTAGCTAAGGGGCTATCTACATACACAGGAACGTGTGCCAATTTTCCTGCGCGACTAAGCTTTTCAAAAGCAAAGACTACAGCTTGGGTTCTATCTAAGCTAAAAGCAGGAATAATAAGTTTTGCTTTTTTGTCTATACAAGTTTCTTTGAATATACGATAGAGTGCTTCTTCTGGACTTTCTTTGCGGGAGTGCCTACGTGCGCCGTAAGTAGATTCTGTGATTAGATAATCCACTTGGGGCATAGGAACAGGATCACGTAAAACTAAACGCGCTTCTGTACCTACATCACCTGTAAAGCCTATACGGGTAGTAGTTCCATTTTCTTTGACTTCTAAAGTTATGCTGGCAGAACCTAAAATATGTCCTGCATCTGTAAACATGAACTTAACGTTAGGATGAATACTATACCACTTGTTATAGTTTGCGGTATGGAATAATTTTAGCGCTGCTTTTACATCTTCGTGGGAATATAAGGTTTGTAAAGGTGCTTTTAGGTTTTTGCCGCGTCTTCTTTTTGCATCATTTTCATTGAGGTAGGCGTTATCGGAAAGTATGTAGACACATAAATCAAAAGTAGCAGGTGTGGAGATTATTTTACCTCTAAATCCATGCTTGACTAGGTTAGGAATGTTACCTGCATGGTCAGCGTGGGCGTGGCTCAAAATGACTAC carries:
- a CDS encoding histone deacetylase, with amino-acid sequence MIFLAYTDKYVLDLPEGHKFPMIKYELIYEQLLYEGIFEPKNFFEPTLVSEEIILKTHDPYYWHRLKNLQLTPLEFRRIGFPPSEKMVFRCRSSAGATLQCAYYALENGASLNIAGGTHHAYADRGEGFSMLNDIAIAINELRSRKIIQRALIVDLDVHQGNGTAKIFENIPEVFTFSMHGKDNYPLRKEKSDLDIALPTGTQDKEYLSILAQTLPVLIAQQDPEIIFYQAGVDILSTDKIGKLSITQEGCKQRDEIVFSTAKKHNLPIVAVMGGGYSTQIKDIVNAHVNTFKVAQKYYD
- a CDS encoding ZIP family metal transporter, translating into MIHWVGLSSIFFTAIFSGWIAYHLQIKNTYWIRISLGFSGAYLLSVCILHLLPEVFEVELKYLSFFVLGGFFIQLIIEYFSKGLEHGHIHAHYSHQQNKIYTIMVGVFLHGLIEGLPLSGTGFKSSETLQNMYLGILLHHIPSAFVLVTMLKNSYFSTQKITFILILTSLSVPMGALMGKILLTQTMSVYFNYILAIVVGVFLHLSTTILFESAEPDHQYRLRKFVAVSLGILLACLISLLG
- a CDS encoding RNA methyltransferase, producing the protein MKPISQAQVQKLKKLHLSKYRYSEKAFLVEGDKIVQEIVSAEYPYLKAIYVLQSYIPKYTLPDNIPIYTLTELQAKKLTQLQNFSKIMALVGMPEPPVFNPNQNAVFLESIRDPGNLGTILRICDWYNIPQLLLTPDCTDIYNAKVLQASMGSFMRVACITLNELPSHYGQVYTADLAGLPIETVQFKQPFILHIGNESRGASRIFSRSLRITIPRIGKAESLNAAVATAICLDRIRTQQQ
- a CDS encoding MBL fold metallo-hydrolase, producing MKITFWGAAREITGSMHLIELSDGFRILLDCGLYQGAKEELYIKNKSFPFDARSIDVVILSHAHADHAGNIPNLVKHGFRGKIISTPATFDLCVYILSDNAYLNENDAKRRRGKNLKAPLQTLYSHEDVKAALKLFHTANYNKWYSIHPNVKFMFTDAGHILGSASITLEVKENGTTTRIGFTGDVGTEARLVLRDPVPMPQVDYLITESTYGARRHSRKESPEEALYRIFKETCIDKKAKLIIPAFSLDRTQAVVFAFEKLSRAGKLAHVPVYVDSPLATDLTQNVFIKYPDCFDDEVLAYFNNDDNPFEFDKLTYILSKEESKQLNRIQGPCVIISASGMAEGGRVIHHLKNTLSKPENTILIVGFCAENTLGYKILKKDPPYIEIFGETIPILARIEQIDAFSAHADQTELLRFIENQDKTLLKKVFLVHGEYQEQLTFKELLHQYNFRDVEIPEKGQVFEINTLGHEAN